The following coding sequences are from one Oceaniferula flava window:
- the crcB gene encoding fluoride efflux transporter CrcB, with translation MHWLYIFLGGGLGAASRYAVASGVQQLAANTRLHKFPVGILACNLLGSFVIGLIIGFMAVRHQESWARLHPFAVAGFLGSFTTFSTFALDTHKLFGETPLLAIVNLAASVLGSLAAVWLGFKAANTLFL, from the coding sequence ATGCACTGGCTCTACATCTTTCTTGGTGGTGGTCTCGGCGCGGCATCGCGCTACGCCGTCGCAAGTGGAGTTCAGCAGCTCGCGGCAAATACCCGTCTGCACAAGTTCCCCGTCGGTATTCTCGCATGCAATTTGTTAGGGTCCTTTGTCATCGGACTGATCATTGGTTTCATGGCAGTGCGGCATCAGGAATCCTGGGCACGCCTCCACCCCTTTGCAGTGGCCGGTTTCCTCGGGTCCTTCACCACCTTTTCCACTTTCGCACTGGATACCCACAAACTTTTTGGCGAGACGCCACTGTTAGCAATCGTCAACCTCGCTGCCTCGGTTCTGGGGTCCTTGGCCGCAGTTTGGTTAGGCTTCAAGGCTGCTAACACGTTGTTTTTATAA
- a CDS encoding glutamine synthetase beta-grasp domain-containing protein, protein MAKYRLDYVWLDGYSPVQNLRTKCMMKEFDEFPTLEQLPEWGFDGSSTQQADGGDSDCVLKPVAVYPDGTRENGVLVMCEVMLPDGTPHPTNYRASIIDDPGTWFGFEQEYFMMKDGVPLGFPKGGYPNPQGEYYCGVGFKNVGGIAREIADIHLELCLYAGINHEGINAEVAKGQWEFQVFGKGSKKAADEIWMARFLLLRLTEEYEVDIEWHCKPLNGDWNGSGMHANFSTEYMRETGGKEYFLKLMDAFEENCEEHIAVYGPDNDKRLTGLHETQSIDMFSWGVADRGASIRVPHSFVKDDAYKGYLEDRRPNSQGCPYKIAGRILQTIASVEQ, encoded by the coding sequence ATGGCTAAATATAGACTAGACTACGTGTGGCTTGACGGCTACTCCCCAGTTCAGAACCTCCGCACCAAGTGCATGATGAAGGAATTCGACGAATTCCCAACACTTGAGCAGCTTCCTGAGTGGGGCTTCGACGGATCTTCCACCCAACAAGCCGACGGCGGAGACTCAGATTGTGTTCTCAAGCCAGTGGCAGTCTATCCTGACGGCACTCGCGAAAATGGCGTGCTTGTCATGTGTGAGGTCATGCTGCCAGACGGCACTCCTCACCCCACCAACTACCGTGCTTCCATCATCGACGATCCAGGCACATGGTTTGGCTTTGAGCAGGAATACTTCATGATGAAAGACGGCGTGCCTCTCGGCTTCCCGAAAGGCGGCTACCCGAACCCACAGGGTGAATACTACTGTGGTGTTGGCTTCAAGAACGTCGGTGGCATCGCTCGCGAAATCGCTGACATCCACCTCGAACTCTGCCTCTACGCTGGAATCAACCACGAAGGCATCAACGCTGAAGTGGCCAAAGGTCAGTGGGAATTCCAGGTCTTCGGTAAAGGCTCCAAAAAAGCTGCTGACGAAATCTGGATGGCTCGCTTCCTCCTTCTCCGCCTCACTGAAGAGTATGAGGTCGACATCGAGTGGCACTGTAAGCCTCTGAATGGTGACTGGAACGGTTCCGGTATGCACGCTAACTTCTCCACCGAATACATGCGTGAGACCGGCGGTAAGGAATACTTCCTCAAACTCATGGACGCCTTCGAAGAGAACTGTGAAGAGCACATCGCTGTTTACGGTCCTGACAACGACAAGCGCCTCACCGGCCTGCACGAAACTCAGAGCATCGACATGTTCTCCTGGGGTGTTGCTGACCGTGGTGCTTCCATTCGTGTGCCACACAGCTTTGTTAAGGACGATGCTTACAAGGGTTACCTTGAAGATCGCCGACCTAACTCACAGGGCTGCCCATACAAAATTGCTGGCCGCATCCTTCAAACGATCGCAAGCGTCGAGCAGTAA
- the moeB gene encoding molybdopterin-synthase adenylyltransferase MoeB, with product MLSTEEKARYARHFTLSQVGLEGQQKLKDSSVLCIGAGGLGSPAALYLAAAGVGRIGLVDADVVELSNLQRQILHGQSTLGMSKLESATTRLSDINPHVQVEQHPVNFTAENAMEIAKDYDIILDGTDNFPTRYLSNDVSVLLKKPNIYASIFRFEGQLSVFAPHLGGPCYRCMLPQPPDPGSVPSCAEAGVLGVLPGIIGSMQAMEAIKILLDVGEPPLGRLLHYDALHTRFREFKLKRDPQCALCGDHPTITQLVNYQNFCGMPDSNQETNQPGEISVEELKQRLENGFDGTLIDVRETWEHDVANIPEAKLIPLATVPSHIPTLKELGLDAEIIIHCKAGMRSDRACEFLRGEGFTNVTNVAGGMDAWLKL from the coding sequence ATGCTCAGCACGGAGGAAAAAGCACGCTACGCACGGCATTTCACCCTGTCCCAAGTTGGCCTCGAGGGGCAGCAGAAGCTAAAGGACAGCTCGGTGTTATGCATTGGTGCCGGTGGTCTGGGATCACCGGCGGCGCTCTACCTGGCGGCCGCCGGAGTGGGGCGCATCGGCTTGGTCGATGCCGATGTGGTAGAGCTGTCGAATTTGCAGCGCCAGATCCTGCATGGCCAGTCGACGCTCGGCATGAGCAAGCTCGAGAGTGCCACCACCCGCCTCAGCGACATCAACCCGCATGTGCAAGTGGAGCAGCACCCGGTGAACTTCACCGCGGAAAATGCCATGGAGATCGCCAAGGATTACGACATCATCCTTGATGGCACCGACAATTTCCCCACCCGCTACTTGAGCAACGATGTCTCTGTGCTGCTGAAAAAGCCTAACATTTACGCATCGATTTTCCGCTTTGAAGGTCAGCTTAGCGTCTTCGCCCCGCATCTTGGCGGGCCCTGTTACCGCTGCATGCTCCCCCAGCCTCCCGACCCAGGTTCGGTGCCCAGCTGTGCTGAAGCCGGAGTGTTAGGTGTGCTCCCGGGAATCATCGGCAGCATGCAGGCCATGGAGGCGATTAAAATCTTGCTAGACGTTGGCGAGCCACCACTTGGGCGACTTCTTCACTACGATGCCTTGCATACCCGCTTCCGCGAATTTAAGCTCAAACGCGATCCCCAATGCGCCCTCTGCGGCGATCACCCAACCATCACCCAACTCGTAAACTACCAAAACTTTTGTGGCATGCCCGATTCCAATCAAGAAACCAACCAACCTGGCGAAATCAGCGTCGAGGAACTGAAACAACGCCTGGAAAACGGCTTCGATGGCACCCTGATCGATGTCCGCGAAACGTGGGAACATGACGTGGCGAACATCCCCGAAGCCAAGCTCATTCCCCTGGCCACCGTTCCTTCTCATATTCCAACATTAAAGGAACTTGGCCTGGACGCCGAGATCATCATTCACTGCAAAGCAGGTATGCGTAGCGATCGAGCTTGTGAGTTTCTCCGCGGCGAAGGCTTTACCAATGTCACTAACGTCGCCGGAGGTATGGACGCCTGGCTAAAGCTCTAA
- a CDS encoding phosphoribosylanthranilate isomerase encodes MNAFFDPTTTSLKICGVTRMEDVSALIDLGVDALGVNFWPHSKRYLAPDSASPLLQHAAGKILRVGVFVNADPELPRSLLAANQIDVAQFHGDESADYCAAFASENLPFIKAIGVKNKDSLANIYDYNATAILLDTPAPGVYGGTGETFDWTHAQAFIAQHPEIPVLLAGGITPVNAADAIDQVHPCALDIASGAELSPGIKDLDKVQALLAATQR; translated from the coding sequence ATGAATGCCTTCTTCGATCCGACCACAACATCTCTCAAGATCTGCGGAGTCACCCGCATGGAGGATGTGAGTGCACTGATCGATCTCGGCGTCGACGCCTTGGGTGTCAATTTCTGGCCGCATTCTAAGCGTTACCTCGCCCCGGATTCCGCCAGCCCCCTGCTGCAACACGCCGCAGGGAAGATCCTCCGTGTCGGTGTTTTCGTTAACGCAGATCCGGAACTTCCTCGCAGTCTGTTAGCTGCTAATCAAATTGATGTCGCCCAGTTCCACGGTGATGAATCGGCAGATTACTGCGCTGCTTTTGCAAGCGAGAACCTCCCTTTCATCAAAGCCATCGGTGTGAAAAACAAAGACTCGCTGGCCAATATATACGACTACAATGCCACGGCCATTTTGTTAGATACCCCTGCCCCTGGCGTTTACGGAGGCACTGGTGAAACCTTTGATTGGACACACGCCCAAGCCTTCATCGCGCAGCACCCCGAAATTCCTGTGCTACTGGCCGGTGGGATTACTCCGGTGAACGCGGCGGATGCGATCGATCAAGTGCACCCTTGCGCGCTCGATATCGCCTCTGGAGCCGAACTCTCACCCGGCATCAAGGACCTCGACAAAGTGCAAGCCCTCCTGGCCGCCACACAACGCTAA
- a CDS encoding host attachment protein: MANTLNSYQRLLVLTDLGKIRVLGFTEPSDDPTEKIHLTELAEEELEAPRGAKTTDTPGKFNRGYEAGEGDAMSHAETKLDVEVEKRSINQVANEICSKVMSHGCKHFILAAPQEHLKRLVAEMTPDCKALMVESHGLDLTKEKLPALENRFL; the protein is encoded by the coding sequence ATGGCAAATACACTAAACTCCTATCAACGACTACTTGTACTGACCGACCTCGGTAAAATCCGCGTGCTTGGATTCACTGAGCCCAGCGACGATCCTACCGAAAAAATCCACCTTACCGAGCTTGCCGAAGAGGAACTAGAAGCCCCTCGGGGAGCGAAAACCACGGACACTCCGGGTAAATTCAATCGTGGTTACGAAGCTGGTGAAGGCGATGCGATGTCACACGCCGAGACCAAACTGGACGTCGAAGTGGAAAAACGATCGATCAACCAGGTGGCCAATGAGATTTGCAGCAAGGTGATGTCGCACGGCTGCAAGCACTTCATCCTCGCCGCACCGCAAGAACACCTGAAGCGCCTGGTGGCTGAGATGACTCCCGATTGCAAAGCTTTGATGGTAGAGTCCCACGGTCTCGATCTGACCAAGGAAAAGCTTCCGGCTCTGGAAAATAGATTCCTCTAA
- a CDS encoding DUF4126 domain-containing protein has product METLSLLGVALGFATLSGINLYLTTFLAGMAIRFNWVNLADKYETLAVLENPWIIGVAGVLFLVEFFADKIPWLDSSWDAVHTFIRPIGGTLLALTALGEMDPAVSVIAALLGGGTTLITHASKAGGRLLINMSPEPVSNTVASLGEDGLVLGGLGLMAGAPVVAFFVFLAVVILAVWLSRRTWAVIRKGIRAIRKKGARSPAS; this is encoded by the coding sequence ATGGAGACACTTTCATTGCTAGGGGTCGCGCTCGGCTTTGCCACGCTCTCTGGAATCAACCTTTACCTGACCACCTTTCTGGCGGGGATGGCGATCCGTTTCAACTGGGTCAATTTAGCCGACAAGTATGAAACATTGGCGGTTTTGGAAAACCCGTGGATCATCGGTGTCGCCGGAGTGCTGTTTCTGGTAGAATTTTTTGCCGATAAGATTCCGTGGTTAGACAGCAGCTGGGATGCTGTGCACACCTTCATCCGGCCAATCGGCGGTACTCTGCTCGCCCTGACCGCACTGGGAGAAATGGACCCCGCCGTGTCAGTCATCGCCGCGCTTCTGGGTGGCGGCACCACCCTCATCACCCACGCCTCGAAGGCGGGTGGTCGACTTTTGATCAATATGTCCCCCGAGCCAGTCTCCAACACCGTTGCCAGCCTCGGTGAAGATGGATTGGTGCTGGGTGGCCTGGGCCTGATGGCCGGCGCGCCGGTGGTTGCCTTTTTTGTCTTCCTTGCCGTGGTCATCCTCGCCGTCTGGCTGTCCAGACGCACTTGGGCAGTGATTCGCAAAGGCATTCGCGCGATCCGGAAGAAGGGGGCAAGATCCCCCGCTTCCTGA
- a CDS encoding YicC/YloC family endoribonuclease, whose protein sequence is MMHSMTGFGRAEHATSTLAARVEASSVNRKQGEIVVQLPRAYAELEAEIRKMALGKLSRGRVNIAIQIEQSDTASDQIRINTKRARALEAAFTELSDAIDRPIQATSADFLRTPEILHFDQESASVEEAREAVIPAVNDALDSMIAMRASEGQHLHDDTEARLSSLEHIAEQISSHAPAVVTHYREQLHRRLSEAGLEIDLNDERLLKEIGLFAERCDISEEITRLHSHFTKFREYLGKDEPVGRPLDFLCQELNREFNTIGSKAHDATLAQLIVNAKTELEKVREQVQNVE, encoded by the coding sequence ATGATGCACTCGATGACAGGTTTCGGTCGTGCCGAGCACGCCACAAGCACTCTAGCAGCCCGCGTGGAGGCCTCTTCGGTCAACCGCAAGCAAGGCGAAATCGTGGTGCAGCTGCCTCGCGCCTACGCCGAACTCGAAGCGGAAATTCGTAAGATGGCCCTTGGGAAGTTATCACGTGGCCGGGTCAACATCGCCATCCAGATTGAACAATCAGATACAGCCAGCGATCAGATCCGGATCAACACCAAGCGCGCGCGCGCCCTGGAAGCGGCGTTCACCGAACTCTCCGATGCTATTGACCGCCCGATCCAAGCGACCTCGGCGGATTTCCTGAGGACACCGGAAATTTTACATTTCGATCAAGAGTCCGCCTCGGTGGAGGAAGCTCGTGAAGCCGTCATCCCAGCGGTCAACGATGCCCTCGATAGCATGATTGCCATGCGTGCCAGCGAAGGTCAGCATCTGCACGACGATACAGAAGCTCGGCTCAGCAGTCTGGAACACATTGCCGAACAGATCAGCAGCCACGCCCCGGCGGTGGTGACCCATTATCGCGAGCAGCTGCATCGCAGACTCAGTGAAGCCGGTCTCGAGATCGACTTGAACGACGAGCGGCTGCTGAAAGAAATAGGCCTCTTTGCCGAACGCTGTGACATCAGCGAAGAGATCACCCGCCTGCACTCGCACTTCACCAAGTTCCGCGAATATTTGGGCAAGGATGAACCAGTGGGACGACCACTCGATTTCCTCTGCCAAGAGCTCAATCGCGAGTTCAACACGATTGGCTCCAAAGCCCACGACGCCACCCTGGCCCAGCTGATCGTCAATGCGAAGACCGAGCTGGAGAAAGTCCGCGAACAAGTGCAGAACGTCGAGTAA
- a CDS encoding PP2C family protein-serine/threonine phosphatase — protein sequence MPDINPFLPGAPKLEPDAAPSDIEWSALSQSGSRKPVNDDSWLAFASDINGAARLDDQGSHSLAAHDLIFGVSDGMGGGNAGDVASRLILDELTLVIPGTFKTAAAGLHPDYTSHLEKAICAVHEAINIQAAANEAHQGMAATLALAWFTPENLYFANVGDSRIYLHRNGETKMITVDHTYAWKKLERGEISERQFREHPRKSVLYQVMGAGKNQTKPTIGALSYQPGDRFLICSDGVIDGLWEKNIHSAFSKNQGSTSELASSLMNRAISNDGRDDTTLITIEVHEGKSTD from the coding sequence ATGCCCGATATCAATCCTTTCCTCCCCGGCGCTCCGAAGCTCGAGCCAGACGCTGCGCCGTCGGACATTGAGTGGTCGGCGCTGTCCCAATCGGGGTCACGGAAACCGGTCAACGATGATTCTTGGCTCGCCTTTGCCTCGGATATCAATGGCGCGGCACGGCTTGACGACCAAGGCAGCCACTCGCTGGCGGCACATGATTTAATTTTCGGAGTTTCCGACGGAATGGGCGGCGGCAATGCCGGTGATGTGGCATCGCGCTTGATCCTCGACGAGCTCACTCTGGTCATTCCCGGCACGTTCAAAACCGCGGCAGCAGGACTTCACCCAGACTACACCAGTCATCTGGAAAAGGCGATCTGTGCAGTGCACGAAGCGATCAACATTCAGGCGGCCGCCAACGAGGCCCACCAGGGGATGGCCGCCACCTTGGCTCTCGCTTGGTTCACCCCGGAGAATCTCTACTTTGCCAACGTCGGCGACTCCCGCATCTACCTCCATCGCAACGGTGAAACGAAGATGATAACCGTCGATCACACCTACGCCTGGAAAAAATTGGAACGTGGTGAAATCAGCGAACGCCAGTTCCGTGAACACCCTCGCAAATCCGTGCTCTATCAGGTGATGGGCGCAGGAAAAAACCAGACCAAACCAACAATTGGCGCCCTTTCCTACCAGCCAGGCGACCGCTTTCTCATCTGTAGCGACGGAGTCATCGACGGACTGTGGGAAAAGAACATCCACTCGGCATTTTCGAAGAACCAGGGCTCGACAAGTGAGCTGGCCTCATCTCTGATGAATCGTGCCATTAGCAACGATGGCAGAGACGATACCACTCTCATCACCATCGAGGTTCACGAGGGCAAATCAACCGACTAA
- a CDS encoding serine/threonine protein phosphatase encodes MRNLKDGIRSMVKIDYYGNVHKYFRGTDKEERFANEVKILKALEERGCTNVPKFIEANEEELHLVTSNCGSPAPDISKKKCDKLFQNLEDKYGVRHDDPFSRNITYDEKTGQFCIIDFELATLLDMPSKEQ; translated from the coding sequence ATGCGCAATCTCAAAGACGGCATCCGATCCATGGTGAAGATCGATTACTACGGCAATGTGCACAAATATTTCCGTGGCACCGACAAGGAAGAACGCTTCGCCAACGAGGTCAAAATCCTCAAAGCCCTCGAAGAACGAGGCTGCACCAATGTGCCCAAGTTTATTGAGGCCAACGAGGAGGAACTGCACCTGGTCACCTCCAACTGCGGCTCCCCAGCGCCTGACATTTCCAAGAAAAAGTGCGACAAACTTTTCCAAAACCTCGAGGATAAATATGGCGTCCGTCACGACGACCCGTTCTCCCGCAACATCACCTACGATGAAAAAACCGGGCAGTTCTGCATTATCGATTTTGAACTCGCAACACTTCTCGACATGCCCTCCAAGGAGCAGTAA
- the tmk gene encoding dTMP kinase: MTSDQDTAATDPTPQETGKLIVIEGIDGTGKSTQATMLAEALRKQGHEVVQSHEPTDGPWGKKLRESATTGRLTIEQELEYFLKDREQHVEELILPTVFKGGMVILDRYYFSSMAYQGARGIDPQEIRQKNEAFAPLPHILIILDLDVDTALDRIGVRDGEANEFEKRDALQFCRDLFLGLADEPFAHVIDASQEIEAVHREVLELCKS; encoded by the coding sequence ATGACATCCGATCAAGATACGGCCGCCACCGACCCGACACCGCAAGAAACAGGGAAACTCATCGTCATCGAAGGCATCGATGGCACTGGCAAATCGACCCAAGCCACGATGCTGGCAGAGGCTCTAAGGAAACAAGGGCACGAAGTCGTGCAAAGCCACGAACCCACCGATGGCCCGTGGGGTAAAAAACTTCGCGAAAGTGCCACCACCGGCCGACTAACCATCGAGCAGGAACTGGAATATTTTCTAAAAGACCGCGAGCAGCACGTGGAAGAACTCATTCTGCCCACGGTGTTCAAGGGAGGGATGGTCATTCTCGATCGATATTACTTTTCCAGCATGGCCTACCAAGGCGCCCGAGGCATCGATCCTCAGGAGATTCGCCAGAAGAACGAGGCCTTTGCTCCGCTGCCTCACATCTTGATCATCCTCGATCTGGACGTGGATACCGCGCTAGATCGCATCGGCGTGCGTGATGGCGAGGCCAATGAGTTTGAAAAACGCGACGCCCTTCAGTTCTGCAGAGATCTATTTTTGGGCTTGGCCGACGAACCCTTTGCCCACGTCATCGATGCCTCGCAAGAGATCGAGGCCGTGCACCGTGAGGTGCTGGAACTCTGCAAGAGTTAG
- the tatC gene encoding twin-arginine translocase subunit TatC, with translation MFLLKKLFQLRDHTHQDEEKPFLEHLEDLRVVITRVVLTLVIAMAVCFVFRNELMEIIRRPVEQVWQISQNDKIPDGPVKLDLSTWEMAKKAERDTSAFTPEQRDHYYRLLDPSGDKNLKFHTESVVYYRAAIDMENTNGKGIEFLEGLPNISDDLRKQLMALMEEGKRPDAAVDARGKLVLMQALNPTEGFMLSIKLSLFAGIVISFPLLLLFILQFILPGLKSNEKRAMWPAMLIGFGLFIGGVLFSYFFVLPKVLDFFYNYSQEMGVTNEWRIGYYISFATQFTLIFGLGFELPVVVMTMVKLGILNYEIMKNTRSYAILAIVVIAAIITPTPDAFTLLLLAGPMVILYEICIWLAFFHRRKEREQELAEQEELRKKLLAAPPLTAAYGEDDDYDSYDEHDDHGHSPDEHFDHHDDEPDMDEQMEIYRRDHEDFFDHDEDEGEESDDGTYDFDESELEPDYDPGPYLETDKPKPESSDAEDSASSDDDEDDDDDDYRKHDGSNEEER, from the coding sequence ATGTTTCTGCTTAAAAAATTATTTCAGCTGCGTGATCACACGCATCAGGACGAAGAAAAGCCCTTTCTTGAGCACCTGGAGGACCTCCGTGTGGTAATCACGCGGGTGGTGCTCACTTTGGTGATCGCCATGGCAGTCTGTTTTGTCTTCCGCAACGAGCTGATGGAGATCATCCGTCGGCCAGTGGAGCAAGTCTGGCAGATCAGCCAGAACGACAAGATCCCGGATGGCCCAGTGAAGCTGGATCTCAGCACTTGGGAGATGGCCAAGAAAGCAGAGCGCGACACCTCTGCCTTCACTCCGGAGCAGCGCGATCATTATTACCGACTGCTCGATCCGTCAGGCGATAAAAACCTCAAGTTCCATACCGAGAGCGTGGTTTACTACCGTGCCGCCATCGACATGGAAAACACCAATGGCAAGGGCATTGAGTTCCTTGAAGGGCTGCCCAACATATCAGACGATCTGCGGAAACAGCTGATGGCGCTGATGGAAGAGGGAAAACGCCCGGATGCCGCCGTCGATGCCAGGGGCAAGCTCGTGCTCATGCAGGCGCTGAACCCGACCGAGGGCTTCATGCTGTCGATCAAGCTTTCACTCTTCGCGGGCATCGTGATTTCCTTCCCGCTGTTGCTGCTGTTCATCCTGCAGTTCATTCTGCCGGGGCTGAAGAGTAATGAAAAACGTGCGATGTGGCCGGCGATGCTGATTGGCTTTGGCCTGTTCATCGGGGGCGTGTTGTTTTCCTACTTCTTCGTCCTGCCGAAGGTGCTCGATTTCTTCTACAATTACAGTCAGGAAATGGGAGTCACCAACGAGTGGAGGATTGGTTACTACATCTCATTTGCTACCCAGTTCACCCTGATCTTCGGTCTAGGTTTTGAACTACCTGTGGTGGTGATGACCATGGTCAAGCTGGGGATCTTGAACTACGAGATCATGAAGAACACGCGTTCTTACGCGATTCTCGCCATTGTGGTGATCGCCGCCATCATCACCCCCACACCGGACGCCTTCACCCTGCTGCTGCTCGCCGGACCGATGGTGATCCTCTACGAAATCTGTATCTGGCTCGCCTTTTTCCATCGGCGCAAGGAACGCGAACAGGAACTCGCGGAGCAGGAGGAACTGCGTAAGAAACTCCTAGCCGCCCCACCGCTCACCGCCGCTTACGGCGAGGACGACGATTACGATAGCTACGACGAGCACGATGACCACGGCCACTCGCCGGATGAGCATTTCGACCACCATGACGACGAACCCGACATGGACGAGCAGATGGAAATCTACCGCCGCGATCACGAAGACTTCTTCGACCACGATGAAGACGAAGGCGAAGAGTCCGATGACGGCACCTACGACTTCGACGAATCCGAGTTAGAGCCCGACTATGATCCAGGCCCCTACCTCGAGACCGACAAGCCCAAGCCGGAATCCTCCGATGCCGAAGACAGCGCTTCAAGCGACGATGATGAGGACGACGACGATGATGACTACCGTAAACACGACGGCAGTAACGAGGAAGAGCGTTAG